A stretch of Neisseria subflava DNA encodes these proteins:
- a CDS encoding ankyrin repeat domain-containing protein, with amino-acid sequence MPKYSNICSAARASDLAAVQDIVQADPKSVFTINSYGFNALHEALVADSCGNINFELVRFLVGAGCPINQISKGEHPRSPLWIAAEFCPDTEIVQFLIDNGADLATLESDGNHKHVIDCIDNLSEQKAVQQLLSKLTGYPLPEPPSPPKFPEQRADTAIWRKTTAAIKKAFAQLECADIIAIPNASYTVGECIAECFDRLDHQPDRNRFVGYCFYTEPNKNRAREYGCLYLNYGMIGDDESGIIELADRIVSLLRQQGFDAEWNGNPDDYINVWLQPFYAAIRG; translated from the coding sequence ATGCCGAAATACTCTAACATTTGCAGTGCCGCACGTGCTAGCGATTTGGCTGCTGTGCAGGATATTGTTCAAGCCGATCCAAAATCTGTTTTTACCATAAACAGCTATGGTTTTAACGCCCTACATGAAGCTCTCGTTGCCGACAGTTGCGGTAATATCAATTTTGAATTGGTAAGATTTTTAGTAGGAGCAGGCTGTCCAATCAATCAAATCAGTAAAGGGGAACACCCTCGCTCGCCGCTGTGGATAGCTGCAGAGTTTTGTCCTGATACTGAAATTGTACAATTTCTTATCGACAATGGGGCAGATTTGGCTACGTTGGAGTCAGACGGAAATCACAAGCATGTTATAGACTGTATCGATAACCTCAGTGAGCAAAAAGCTGTCCAACAACTACTTAGTAAATTGACAGGATATCCACTTCCTGAGCCTCCGTCACCACCCAAATTTCCCGAGCAGCGCGCCGATACTGCGATATGGAGAAAAACCACGGCGGCAATTAAAAAAGCTTTTGCGCAACTGGAGTGCGCAGATATTATTGCGATACCGAATGCAAGTTATACTGTCGGTGAATGTATTGCTGAATGTTTTGATAGGCTAGATCATCAGCCTGACCGCAATCGCTTTGTGGGTTACTGTTTTTATACAGAGCCTAATAAAAATCGTGCAAGAGAATATGGTTGCCTATATCTGAACTATGGCATGATTGGAGATGACGAAAGCGGAATCATTGAATTAGCAGACCGTATTGTTTCTTTATTGCGGCAACAAGGTTTTGATGCAGAGTGGAATGGTAATCCTGATGATTATATCAATGTATGGTTACAGCCATTTTATGCAGCCATAAGGGGGT
- a CDS encoding L-serine ammonia-lyase yields the protein MISIFDIFKIGIGPSSSHTVGPMKAAAAFADLLNAENLDTQVARIVIEVYGSLALTGIGHGTFDALLLGLEGSLPHDIPLADIPQRLERIRTQHVLKLNGREMAFNPEKDLDIRGDKVLPKHPNGLNFIAYNSDGLKLKEQIYYSVGGGFIVTDEGFAQEAHENSDVPYPYKNCDELLAQCRQNQLNISEVVLANEAALAGCDEVEVRRRVAAVADVMENCIKRGLGAEGQLPGGLNVRRRAPQLAAKLKVLRESEIVNTQLWPMVYAMAVNEENAAGGRVVTAPTNGAAGIIPAVLHYFRKFNPHAKQSRVEDFLLTAGAIGILYKTNASISGADVGCQGEVGVACSMAAGAYAEVIGGTPKQVENAAEMAMEHHLGLTCDPVGGLVQIPCIERNGIAAEKALKLATLALLEDGTDKKVSLDEVIQTMLQTGRDMKATYKETSLAGLAITLQKKAVPVSVRVVEC from the coding sequence ATGATCAGTATTTTCGATATTTTCAAAATCGGCATCGGCCCGTCCAGCTCACACACCGTCGGCCCGATGAAGGCCGCTGCCGCTTTTGCCGATTTGCTGAATGCCGAAAACTTGGATACACAAGTGGCGCGCATTGTCATTGAAGTGTATGGCTCGCTTGCTTTGACCGGCATCGGACACGGCACATTCGACGCATTATTGCTCGGTTTGGAAGGCAGCCTGCCGCACGATATTCCGCTGGCGGACATCCCCCAACGCTTGGAACGCATCCGCACGCAGCACGTTTTAAAACTCAACGGTCGTGAAATGGCCTTTAATCCTGAAAAAGATTTGGATATCCGCGGCGACAAAGTGTTGCCCAAACATCCGAACGGTTTGAACTTTATCGCCTACAATTCAGACGGACTGAAGCTGAAAGAGCAGATTTATTATTCGGTCGGCGGCGGTTTTATCGTAACAGACGAAGGATTTGCACAAGAGGCGCATGAAAATTCGGATGTGCCATATCCTTACAAAAACTGCGACGAGCTGCTGGCACAATGCCGTCAGAACCAGTTGAATATTTCCGAAGTTGTGTTGGCCAATGAAGCGGCGTTGGCAGGTTGTGATGAGGTGGAAGTGCGCCGTCGTGTGGCCGCTGTGGCCGATGTGATGGAAAACTGCATCAAGCGCGGCTTGGGTGCGGAAGGGCAGTTGCCCGGCGGCTTGAACGTTCGCCGACGCGCGCCGCAGTTGGCGGCCAAGCTCAAAGTCCTGCGCGAGAGCGAAATCGTCAATACCCAGCTTTGGCCGATGGTGTACGCCATGGCAGTTAATGAAGAAAACGCTGCCGGCGGCCGCGTCGTAACCGCACCGACCAACGGTGCGGCAGGCATTATCCCTGCCGTCTTGCACTATTTCCGCAAATTTAATCCGCACGCCAAGCAATCGCGTGTCGAAGACTTCCTGCTGACTGCCGGCGCCATCGGTATTTTATATAAAACCAATGCGTCGATTTCCGGTGCGGACGTCGGCTGCCAAGGCGAAGTCGGCGTGGCATGTTCCATGGCGGCAGGCGCATACGCCGAAGTTATCGGAGGTACACCGAAACAAGTGGAAAACGCCGCCGAAATGGCCATGGAACACCACTTGGGCCTGACTTGTGACCCTGTCGGCGGTTTGGTGCAAATCCCCTGTATCGAGCGCAACGGCATCGCCGCCGAAAAAGCCCTCAAGCTCGCCACCCTTGCGCTTTTGGAAGACGGCACAGATAAAAAAGTCTCACTTGATGAAGTAATTCAAACCATGCTGCAAACCGGCCGCGATATGAAAGCAACTTACAAAGAAACCTCACTCGCAGGCCTGGCCATCACCTTGCAGAAAAAAGCCGTGCCGGTATCCGTGCGCGTGGTGGAATGTTAG
- a CDS encoding glycosyltransferase family 2 protein: protein MRKKLISISMVRNENDVIESFVRHNLELMDEMHIIDHGSSDGTREILIQLKEEGLPVFIYQYQALKFNQDQLVNLLMKQLVAKDEAIDFVFPLDADEFISCPSRTMLEQLLDVIGENRIGMYLWRGYLPTSLQYNPDFTTQFTEQRLETLFTPKVIVPRWAAESCSMIIGSHYMLDKDGNKVKSTLFHSPDYRGLHSWFIEQFSAQFAETDLLWLGHFPIRSLNQHIKKILEKSILIAIKDGSTDIAWENQLRELLDNGMKMDLNDLRLLAYRYRAGSTSLEASRCEVSHYEPLRKKPLTLKYTSPEAGDPLMIVGHLVLVLASGAKDSSLGLKAV from the coding sequence ATGAGAAAAAAATTAATCAGCATCAGTATGGTGCGCAACGAAAACGACGTTATCGAATCGTTTGTCCGTCATAATCTCGAGCTGATGGATGAAATGCACATCATCGATCATGGCAGCAGCGATGGCACAAGGGAAATCCTGATTCAATTGAAAGAAGAAGGTTTACCTGTATTTATCTATCAATATCAAGCGCTCAAGTTCAATCAAGACCAATTGGTAAACCTGCTTATGAAGCAGCTTGTAGCAAAAGATGAAGCGATAGATTTCGTATTTCCGTTGGATGCGGACGAATTTATTTCATGTCCTAGCCGTACCATGCTGGAACAACTCTTGGATGTCATCGGCGAAAACAGGATCGGCATGTATCTTTGGCGCGGCTATTTGCCGACATCGTTGCAATACAACCCTGATTTCACCACTCAATTTACCGAGCAACGCCTCGAAACGCTCTTTACCCCCAAAGTCATTGTTCCCAGATGGGCTGCCGAATCTTGCAGCATGATTATCGGCAGCCATTACATGCTGGATAAAGATGGCAATAAGGTTAAATCAACCCTGTTTCATTCGCCGGATTATCGAGGCTTACATTCTTGGTTTATAGAGCAGTTTTCCGCCCAATTTGCAGAGACCGATTTGTTGTGGCTGGGGCATTTCCCAATCCGCTCCTTGAACCAGCACATCAAAAAAATCCTCGAAAAGTCTATCCTGATTGCCATTAAAGACGGAAGTACCGATATTGCCTGGGAAAACCAGTTGCGCGAATTGCTGGACAACGGCATGAAGATGGACTTGAACGATTTACGGCTGTTGGCATACAGATACCGTGCCGGTTCTACAAGTTTAGAGGCCTCACGATGTGAAGTCAGCCATTACGAACCCTTGCGTAAAAAACCGCTGACGCTGAAATACACCTCGCCGGAAGCAGGCGACCCTTTGATGATTGTCGGACATTTGGTCCTTGTATTGGCAAGCGGCGCGAAAGATTCCTCTTTAGGCCTTAAGGCCGTCTGA
- the dxs gene encoding 1-deoxy-D-xylulose-5-phosphate synthase, translating into MNPSPLLDIIDTPQDLRRLEKKQLPQVAAELREFLLDSVGKTGGHFASNLGAVELTVALHYVYDTPEDHLVWDVGHQSYPHKILTGRKNQMHTMRQYGGLAGFPKRSESEYDAFGVGHSSTSIGAALGMAVADKQLGNNRRSVAIIGDGAMTAGQAFEALNCAGDMDVDLLVILNDNEMSISPNVGALPKYLASNVVRDMHGLLSTIKAQSSKVLDKLPGAMELAQKVENKIKTLAGEAEHAKQSLSLFENFGFRYTGPVDGHNVENLVDVLKDLRGRKGPQLLHVITKKGNGYKFAENDPVKYHAVAKLPSEVPVPEVKPAAVKPTYTQVFGQWLCDQAAADERLVAITPAMREGSGLVEFEQQFPDRYFDVGIAEQHAVTFAGGLACEGIKPVVAIYSTFLQRAYDQLVHDVALQNLPVLFAIDRAGIVGADGPTHAGLYDLSFLRCVPNMIIAAPSDENECRLLLSTCYQANSPSAVRYPRGTGTGATVSDGLETVEIGKGIIRREGEKIAVIAFGSMVAPSLTAADKLNATVADMRFVKPIDEELIVSLARSHDYIVTAEENAKQGGAGSAVLEVLAKHSICKPVLLLGVEDKVTEHGDPKKLLADLGLNAEAVEKRIAGWIEAV; encoded by the coding sequence ATGAACCCAAGCCCTTTGCTCGATATTATCGATACGCCTCAGGATTTGCGCCGTCTGGAGAAAAAACAGCTGCCGCAAGTCGCCGCCGAATTGCGCGAATTTCTGTTGGATTCCGTCGGTAAGACAGGCGGCCATTTCGCCAGTAACTTGGGCGCGGTCGAGCTGACGGTGGCCCTGCATTATGTGTACGACACGCCCGAAGACCATCTGGTCTGGGATGTCGGCCATCAAAGCTATCCGCACAAAATCCTCACCGGCCGCAAAAATCAAATGCACACTATGCGCCAATACGGCGGTTTGGCCGGTTTTCCGAAACGCAGCGAGTCGGAATACGACGCGTTCGGCGTGGGGCATTCTTCCACATCCATCGGCGCGGCTTTGGGCATGGCCGTTGCGGACAAACAGTTGGGCAACAACCGCCGCAGTGTCGCCATCATCGGCGACGGAGCCATGACGGCGGGTCAGGCGTTTGAAGCCCTGAACTGCGCAGGCGATATGGATGTAGATTTGCTGGTCATCCTCAACGACAACGAAATGTCGATTTCCCCCAATGTCGGCGCGTTGCCGAAATACCTTGCCAGCAACGTCGTGCGCGATATGCACGGCCTGTTGAGCACTATCAAAGCCCAATCGAGCAAAGTGTTGGACAAATTGCCCGGAGCGATGGAGCTTGCCCAAAAAGTCGAAAACAAAATCAAAACCTTGGCAGGCGAAGCGGAACACGCCAAACAGTCGCTGTCTTTGTTTGAAAACTTCGGTTTCCGTTACACAGGCCCGGTGGACGGCCACAACGTTGAAAATCTGGTGGACGTATTAAAAGACTTGCGCGGCCGCAAAGGCCCTCAATTGCTGCACGTCATCACCAAAAAAGGCAACGGCTACAAATTCGCCGAAAACGACCCTGTCAAATACCACGCTGTCGCCAAGTTGCCGAGCGAAGTGCCTGTTCCGGAAGTCAAACCTGCCGCGGTCAAACCGACTTATACGCAAGTGTTCGGCCAATGGCTGTGCGACCAAGCAGCGGCGGACGAACGTTTGGTTGCCATCACGCCTGCCATGCGCGAGGGCAGCGGCTTGGTTGAGTTTGAACAGCAATTCCCCGACCGCTATTTCGACGTCGGTATCGCCGAGCAACACGCCGTTACCTTTGCAGGCGGTTTGGCGTGCGAAGGCATCAAGCCCGTCGTGGCGATTTACTCCACTTTCCTGCAACGCGCTTACGACCAGTTGGTGCACGACGTTGCCTTGCAAAACCTGCCTGTTTTGTTCGCCATCGACCGCGCCGGTATTGTCGGTGCAGACGGACCGACCCATGCCGGTTTGTACGACTTGAGCTTTTTGCGTTGCGTGCCGAACATGATTATTGCCGCACCGAGCGATGAAAACGAATGCCGCCTGCTGCTCTCAACCTGCTATCAGGCAAATTCGCCGTCCGCCGTCCGTTATCCGCGCGGCACAGGCACGGGCGCAACCGTTTCAGACGGCCTGGAAACCGTTGAAATCGGCAAAGGCATCATCCGTCGCGAAGGCGAGAAAATTGCCGTTATCGCCTTTGGCAGCATGGTTGCCCCATCATTGACCGCCGCCGACAAGCTGAACGCCACCGTTGCCGATATGCGTTTTGTCAAACCGATAGATGAAGAGCTGATCGTCAGCCTTGCCCGAAGCCATGACTACATCGTTACCGCCGAAGAGAATGCCAAACAAGGCGGCGCAGGCAGCGCGGTGTTGGAAGTGTTGGCGAAACACAGCATCTGCAAACCGGTATTGCTGCTGGGTGTAGAAGACAAAGTTACCGAACACGGCGACCCGAAAAAACTCTTAGCCGATTTGGGGCTGAATGCCGAAGCCGTTGAAAAACGCATTGCCGGTTGGATAGAGGCCGTCTGA
- the orn gene encoding oligoribonuclease gives MTQNANNLCWLDMEMTGLNPEHDRIIEVAMIITDSDLNVLAQSDVYVIHQSDELLDGMDEWNTATHGRTGLTQRVRESKLTEAEVEQNLLDFMSAWIPEKSTPMCGNSIHQDRRFMVKYMPRLEAYFHYRNLDVSTLKELAKRWNPAVAKSVVKRGSHKALDDILESIEEMRHYREHFLKLPSEQ, from the coding sequence ATGACCCAAAACGCAAACAATCTCTGCTGGCTCGATATGGAAATGACCGGCCTCAACCCGGAACACGACCGCATCATCGAAGTCGCCATGATCATTACCGATTCCGATTTGAACGTACTGGCGCAATCGGACGTCTATGTCATCCATCAAAGCGACGAATTGCTCGACGGCATGGACGAGTGGAACACCGCCACCCACGGCCGCACCGGCCTGACCCAACGCGTACGCGAATCCAAACTGACCGAAGCCGAAGTCGAGCAAAACCTGTTGGACTTCATGTCCGCATGGATACCCGAGAAATCCACGCCCATGTGCGGCAACTCCATCCATCAAGACCGCCGCTTCATGGTCAAATACATGCCGCGTTTGGAAGCCTATTTCCACTACCGCAACTTGGACGTATCCACGCTGAAAGAATTGGCCAAACGCTGGAATCCGGCCGTCGCCAAAAGCGTGGTCAAACGCGGTTCGCACAAGGCATTGGACGACATCCTCGAAAGCATCGAAGAAATGCGCCATTATCGCGAGCATTTCCTCAAACTCCCTTCCGAACAATAA
- the queD gene encoding 6-carboxytetrahydropterin synthase QueD, with protein MKITKIFTFDSSHMLDGHDGKCQNLHGHTYKLEITVSAPVIQGGAKDGMVMDFTDLKAIVKQHITDPFDHAFIYHGNNERESQIAALLEGWNMKTLRLPCRTTAENMSVEMYGRLKNAGVKVCSVKLWETPTSCAEYEGE; from the coding sequence ATGAAAATCACCAAAATCTTTACCTTCGATTCCTCGCACATGCTCGACGGGCATGACGGCAAGTGCCAAAACCTGCACGGCCACACCTACAAACTCGAAATCACCGTCTCCGCGCCCGTTATCCAAGGCGGCGCAAAAGACGGCATGGTGATGGACTTTACCGACCTGAAAGCCATCGTCAAACAACACATTACCGACCCGTTCGACCATGCCTTCATCTATCACGGCAACAACGAACGCGAAAGCCAAATTGCCGCGCTTTTGGAAGGCTGGAACATGAAAACCCTGCGCCTGCCCTGCCGCACCACCGCAGAAAACATGAGCGTAGAAATGTATGGCCGTCTGAAAAACGCCGGTGTCAAAGTGTGCAGCGTGAAATTATGGGAAACGCCGACTTCGTGTGCGGAATATGAAGGGGAATAA
- a CDS encoding DUF1304 domain-containing protein, with product MKLLSTLLVLFVAVEHFYIAWLEMTQIPSEKASELFNMPYEFMEQKRVQTLFSNQGLYNGFLAIGLVWAHFAAPDNAVYGATILFLGFVLIAAAWGAFSSGNKGILLKQGLPAFLAAAAVINA from the coding sequence ATGAAACTCCTCTCCACCCTCCTCGTCCTATTCGTCGCTGTAGAACACTTCTACATCGCCTGGCTCGAAATGACGCAAATCCCAAGCGAAAAAGCATCGGAACTGTTCAACATGCCTTACGAATTTATGGAACAAAAACGTGTGCAAACCCTGTTTTCCAACCAAGGCCTGTACAACGGCTTCCTCGCTATCGGCTTGGTATGGGCGCACTTTGCTGCACCTGACAATGCGGTTTACGGCGCGACCATCCTGTTCCTCGGCTTCGTCCTCATCGCCGCCGCATGGGGCGCGTTTTCATCCGGCAACAAAGGCATTTTGCTCAAACAAGGCTTGCCGGCATTTTTGGCCGCCGCAGCCGTCATTAACGCTTAA
- a CDS encoding 7-carboxy-7-deazaguanine synthase QueE has protein sequence MTIQITPNNPQYRIVEIFESLQGEGWNTGMPAVFIRLGKCNLACSWCDTDYLKFSIMSLSDILGRLKTYTAHNIIITGGEPTIQPHLDTLLNALKAEGYFLCIETNGLNPAPPQIDYVATSPKACYAAKYESSCIEKADEVRIVADGDVVAFCQEMERKIRAQHYYLSPCEQDGVMNIYDTIRQIGVLNSRPDAPVHWQLSVQTHKWAGIE, from the coding sequence ATGACCATTCAAATCACACCAAACAATCCCCAATACCGCATTGTCGAAATCTTTGAAAGCCTGCAAGGCGAAGGCTGGAATACAGGCATGCCTGCCGTTTTCATCCGTTTGGGCAAATGCAATCTCGCGTGCAGCTGGTGCGATACCGACTACCTCAAATTCAGCATAATGAGCCTGTCCGATATTTTAGGCCGTCTGAAAACCTACACGGCGCACAACATCATCATTACCGGCGGCGAACCCACCATCCAACCGCATTTGGATACCCTGCTCAATGCACTCAAAGCCGAAGGCTATTTTCTGTGTATCGAAACCAACGGCCTCAACCCCGCGCCGCCGCAAATCGACTACGTTGCCACCAGCCCTAAGGCCTGCTATGCCGCCAAATATGAATCTAGTTGCATCGAGAAAGCCGACGAAGTGCGTATTGTTGCCGACGGCGATGTCGTTGCGTTTTGCCAAGAGATGGAACGCAAAATCCGCGCCCAACATTACTACCTCTCGCCTTGCGAGCAAGACGGTGTGATGAATATCTACGACACCATCCGCCAAATCGGCGTATTAAACAGCCGGCCCGACGCCCCCGTCCATTGGCAACTGAGCGTACAGACGCATAAATGGGCAGGAATAGAATAA
- a CDS encoding L-lactate permease — MALFLSIFPIVLLIWLMVKKNSMPSYVALPITAALIYAIKLFYFGDNAMLLNATAASGLVSTLTPITVIFGAIMFNRMMETTGCIDVIRKWLATISPNPIAQLMIIGWSFAFMIEGASGFGTPAAIAAPILMSLGFNPLKVAIFTLVMNSVPVSFGAVGTPTWFGFAPLNLSAENILAIGRQTGVMHFFAGFIIPVIGLSFIVPWAEIRKNLGFIGIAVFSCTLPYVALAMVNEEFPSLVAGAIGLMVSVFAANHGWGLSKDHPKDPNAEKVPFAQVAKALAPLGMLIGMLVVTRIKQLGIKGLLTSKEEWFSFQLPFDLSKITVSDSLTITFGNIFGQGVNASYQTLYVPAWIPFVFTVWICILLYKTKFKDAWSFYAATFNQTKKPLLALMGALIMVQLMMVGGDDSMVKIIGKEFANMAGEHWVYFSPYLGAIGAFFSGSNTVSNLTFGPIQQQIALDTGLSVTLILALQSVGGAMGNMVCINNIIAVCSVLNVNNAEGAIIKKTVIPMTIYGIIAVTVAAIFFL, encoded by the coding sequence ATGGCTCTCTTTCTCAGTATTTTTCCCATCGTGCTGCTGATCTGGCTGATGGTTAAGAAAAACAGTATGCCGTCCTACGTCGCACTGCCGATTACCGCCGCGCTGATTTATGCCATCAAACTGTTTTATTTCGGCGACAACGCCATGTTGCTCAATGCAACAGCCGCGTCCGGCCTCGTCTCTACCCTGACCCCGATTACCGTGATTTTCGGTGCCATTATGTTCAACCGCATGATGGAAACTACCGGCTGTATCGACGTCATCCGCAAATGGCTGGCTACCATCAGCCCGAATCCGATTGCCCAGTTGATGATCATCGGCTGGTCTTTCGCCTTTATGATTGAAGGCGCATCCGGTTTCGGTACGCCTGCCGCCATTGCCGCGCCAATCCTGATGAGCTTGGGCTTTAACCCGTTAAAAGTAGCTATCTTCACTTTGGTTATGAACTCCGTACCCGTGTCCTTCGGTGCAGTTGGTACCCCGACTTGGTTCGGTTTCGCACCGTTGAACTTGAGTGCTGAAAACATCTTGGCTATCGGCAGACAAACCGGCGTGATGCACTTCTTCGCAGGTTTCATCATCCCTGTTATCGGCTTGAGCTTCATCGTACCTTGGGCTGAAATCCGCAAAAACTTAGGCTTCATCGGTATCGCCGTATTCTCCTGTACCCTTCCTTACGTTGCATTGGCGATGGTCAATGAAGAATTCCCATCACTCGTTGCCGGCGCAATCGGCCTGATGGTGTCCGTATTCGCGGCCAACCACGGCTGGGGCTTGAGCAAAGACCATCCGAAAGACCCGAATGCCGAAAAAGTACCTTTCGCCCAAGTTGCCAAAGCACTTGCCCCTCTGGGTATGCTTATCGGTATGCTGGTGGTTACCCGTATCAAACAGCTGGGCATCAAAGGCCTGCTGACCAGCAAAGAAGAATGGTTCAGCTTCCAACTGCCGTTTGATTTGTCCAAAATCACCGTCAGCGACTCCCTGACCATCACCTTCGGCAACATCTTCGGCCAAGGCGTAAATGCTTCCTACCAAACCCTCTACGTTCCGGCCTGGATTCCGTTTGTCTTCACCGTTTGGATTTGCATCCTGCTGTACAAAACCAAATTCAAAGATGCGTGGTCTTTCTATGCTGCAACCTTCAACCAAACCAAAAAACCTCTGCTTGCCCTGATGGGTGCGTTGATTATGGTTCAACTGATGATGGTTGGCGGCGACGACTCCATGGTGAAAATCATCGGTAAAGAATTTGCCAATATGGCCGGCGAACATTGGGTGTACTTCTCCCCATACTTGGGCGCAATCGGTGCATTCTTCTCCGGCTCCAACACTGTATCCAACCTGACTTTTGGTCCGATTCAACAACAAATCGCGCTTGATACCGGCCTGTCCGTTACCCTCATCCTCGCCCTGCAATCTGTCGGCGGCGCAATGGGCAACATGGTCTGCATCAACAACATCATCGCCGTGTGCAGCGTGTTGAACGTGAACAACGCCGAAGGTGCCATCATCAAGAAAACTGTCATCCCGATGACCATCTACGGCATCATCGCCGTGACTGTGGCTGCAATTTTCTTCTTGTAA
- a CDS encoding DUF7606 domain-containing protein, which produces MKLLSVITAAALATVSFSAAAAPAGFVSYSCDGGKSLNVMYGFDRSGRAVTADVNAGGKKASLVVDKKRSDSTGTTFTNRRGYTMSAGFIDKNTHTTSEVVGVNAPNGSFLVKNCEPRPR; this is translated from the coding sequence ATGAAATTACTTTCTGTTATCACTGCAGCCGCATTGGCTACTGTTTCCTTCTCCGCTGCCGCTGCACCTGCCGGCTTCGTTTCTTACAGTTGTGACGGTGGCAAATCACTGAACGTGATGTACGGCTTTGACCGTAGCGGCCGTGCAGTTACTGCCGACGTAAACGCCGGTGGCAAAAAAGCCTCTTTGGTTGTCGACAAAAAACGTTCTGACAGCACTGGCACTACTTTCACCAACCGCCGCGGCTATACAATGTCTGCCGGTTTCATCGACAAAAACACCCACACTACTTCTGAAGTAGTTGGCGTGAACGCCCCTAACGGCTCATTCCTGGTGAAAAACTGCGAACCACGTCCACGTTAA
- the dnaN gene encoding DNA polymerase III subunit beta yields MLILQADRDSLLKPLQAVTGIVERRHTLPILSNVLLESKEGQTKLLATDLEIQINTAGPESQAGDFRITTNAKKFQDILRALPDSALVSLDWADNRLTLRAGKSRFALQTLPAEDFPLMNVGSDVSATFSLTQETFKTMLSQVQYSMAVQDIRYYLNGLLMQVEGNQLRLVATDGHRLAYAASQIEAELPKTEVILPRKTVLELFKLLNNPSESITVELLDNQVRFQCNGTTIVSKVIDGKFPDFNRVIPLDNDKIFLVSRTQLLGALERAAILANEKFRGARLFLQPGLLSVVCSNNEQEEAREELEIAYQGGELEVGFNIGYLMDVLRNIHSDDMQLAFGDANRSTLFTVPNNPNFKYIVMPMRI; encoded by the coding sequence ATGCTGATTTTACAAGCCGACCGCGACAGTCTGCTCAAGCCGTTGCAAGCCGTTACCGGTATTGTCGAACGTCGCCATACTCTGCCGATTTTGTCCAATGTGTTGCTGGAAAGCAAAGAAGGACAAACCAAACTTTTGGCAACTGACTTGGAAATCCAAATCAATACCGCCGGCCCTGAAAGTCAGGCAGGCGATTTCCGCATTACGACCAACGCTAAAAAATTCCAAGACATCCTGCGCGCCCTGCCTGACAGTGCGCTGGTGTCACTGGATTGGGCGGACAACCGTTTGACTCTGCGCGCGGGCAAATCCCGCTTTGCCCTGCAAACCCTGCCGGCCGAAGACTTTCCATTGATGAACGTTGGTAGCGACGTCAGCGCGACTTTCTCGCTGACTCAAGAAACCTTCAAAACCATGCTTTCGCAAGTGCAATACAGCATGGCGGTTCAAGATATCCGCTATTACCTTAACGGCTTGCTGATGCAGGTTGAAGGAAACCAACTGCGCCTTGTTGCAACCGACGGCCACCGCCTTGCTTATGCGGCCAGCCAAATTGAAGCAGAACTGCCGAAAACGGAAGTGATCCTGCCACGTAAAACGGTATTGGAACTCTTCAAGCTGTTGAACAATCCGTCCGAGTCCATCACCGTTGAGCTTTTGGACAATCAAGTACGCTTCCAATGCAATGGCACGACCATTGTCAGCAAAGTCATCGACGGCAAGTTCCCTGACTTTAACCGCGTGATTCCTTTGGATAACGACAAGATTTTCCTCGTATCCCGTACCCAGCTTTTGGGTGCGCTCGAGCGTGCCGCCATTCTTGCCAATGAAAAATTCCGCGGCGCGCGACTGTTCCTGCAGCCTGGTTTGCTGAGTGTCGTATGTAGCAACAACGAGCAGGAAGAAGCGCGTGAAGAGCTGGAAATTGCTTACCAAGGCGGAGAACTCGAAGTTGGTTTCAACATCGGCTACCTGATGGATGTGTTGCGTAATATCCACTCCGATGATATGCAGCTTGCTTTCGGCGATGCCAACCGTTCAACGCTGTTTACCGTGCCGAATAATCCGAACTTCAAATACATCGTGATGCCGATGCGTATTTAA